From the genome of Deinococcus apachensis DSM 19763, one region includes:
- a CDS encoding HD-GYP domain-containing protein, translating to MSALPAREEPATPHDLSLHLTRLGLTASDLGVAMQPVLDALVSRTAAVGAGYFQLRDTTLTYHARAASGDMPQGPLMEALLAHGLPPELPLMGALRSADHVLYFEDTRTAPDAAGFPDLGVMALTAAPVRDQGGRLVGALLSHVFTPHEWSPEERGLVGTVTGLLTLLAARLDAEERERAAHESALRALGLMLEARDAETQGHTDRVTALALRLGRALGLNEVELRDLRWGAYLHDIGKVGVPDAILHHPGALDAAARARMQEHVAEGGRLAGQLPFLPRAALDVVMGHHEHWNGGGYPHGLAGEAIPLHARIFAACDVYDALTSVRPYKRAWTHAEAAAELQRSSGTHFDPAVVTALLRLLEEDGTD from the coding sequence ATGTCTGCCCTCCCCGCCCGTGAGGAGCCTGCCACTCCTCATGACCTGTCCCTGCACCTCACCCGCCTGGGCCTGACGGCGAGCGATCTGGGCGTCGCCATGCAGCCGGTGCTCGACGCGCTGGTGAGCCGGACGGCGGCGGTGGGGGCGGGGTACTTCCAGCTCCGGGACACCACCCTGACCTACCACGCGCGGGCGGCGAGCGGGGACATGCCGCAGGGGCCGCTGATGGAGGCGCTGCTGGCGCACGGCCTGCCCCCCGAGTTGCCGCTGATGGGCGCGCTGCGGTCGGCCGACCACGTGCTGTATTTCGAGGACACCCGCACCGCGCCCGACGCCGCGGGCTTTCCTGACCTGGGCGTGATGGCGCTGACCGCCGCGCCGGTCCGGGACCAGGGCGGGCGGCTGGTGGGGGCGCTGCTCTCGCACGTGTTCACGCCGCACGAGTGGTCGCCGGAGGAACGGGGGCTGGTGGGCACGGTCACCGGCCTGCTGACGCTGCTCGCCGCCCGCCTGGACGCCGAGGAGCGCGAGCGGGCCGCGCACGAGAGCGCTCTGCGTGCCCTGGGCCTGATGCTGGAGGCCCGGGACGCCGAGACGCAGGGTCACACTGACCGGGTCACGGCGCTCGCGCTGCGGCTGGGCCGCGCCCTGGGCCTGAACGAGGTCGAGCTGCGCGATCTGCGCTGGGGCGCGTATCTGCACGACATCGGCAAGGTCGGCGTTCCCGACGCGATCCTGCACCACCCCGGCGCCCTGGACGCCGCCGCGCGGGCCCGGATGCAGGAACACGTCGCCGAGGGCGGGCGGCTGGCGGGGCAGCTCCCCTTCCTGCCGCGCGCCGCGCTGGACGTGGTGATGGGGCACCACGAGCACTGGAATGGCGGGGGCTACCCGCACGGCCTGGCGGGCGAGGCGATTCCCCTGCACGCCCGCATCTTCGCCGCCTGCGACGTGTACGACGCCCTGACCAGTGTGCGGCCCTACAAGCGCGCCTGGACTCATGCGGAGGCCGCCGCCGAGTTGCAGCGGAGCAGCGGCACCCACTTCGACCCGGCGGTGGTGACGGCCCTGCTGCGCCTGCTGGAGGAGGACGGAACCGACTGA
- a CDS encoding metallophosphoesterase, with amino-acid sequence MDASPPSPPNPLRRRVLRGLLGGGLAVGALGGAGLAQAARFGVVRERLTLPGLRAPLRVAFLTDLHYGLYVFAPQVRAWVDAANAERPDLILIGGDFLDIRSDADPAPLLAELARLRAPLGVFGVWGNHDYDSFGRGDTRRGGRARPDWAQRRAGLTEAFEHAGVPILLNAGRAVRDDLWLGGVDDFWQDDTDPTAALAGAGERATLLLSHNPDLLPDLPGPVGLVLCGHTHGGQVRLPFVGAPVVPSRYGQRYAMGWVRGAYGTPAYVSRGLGTSGIPFRNLCEPELTLLTLEG; translated from the coding sequence ATGGACGCCTCGCCCCCCTCCCCCCCGAATCCCCTCCGTCGCCGGGTGCTGCGCGGCCTGCTGGGCGGCGGGCTGGCCGTGGGCGCGCTGGGCGGCGCGGGACTGGCGCAGGCCGCCCGCTTCGGCGTGGTGCGCGAGCGGCTGACGCTGCCGGGGCTGCGCGCCCCGCTGCGGGTCGCCTTCCTGACCGACCTGCACTACGGCCTGTACGTCTTCGCGCCCCAGGTGCGCGCCTGGGTGGACGCGGCCAACGCCGAGCGCCCCGACCTGATCCTGATAGGGGGCGATTTCCTCGACATCCGCTCGGACGCCGACCCCGCGCCGCTCCTCGCCGAACTCGCCCGGCTGCGCGCGCCGCTGGGCGTGTTCGGAGTGTGGGGCAACCACGACTACGACTCCTTCGGGCGGGGCGACACCCGCCGCGGCGGCCGCGCCCGCCCCGACTGGGCGCAGCGCCGCGCGGGCCTGACCGAAGCCTTCGAGCATGCGGGCGTGCCCATCCTGCTCAACGCCGGGCGGGCCGTCCGGGACGACCTATGGCTGGGCGGCGTGGATGACTTCTGGCAGGACGATACCGACCCCACGGCGGCCCTCGCCGGGGCGGGGGAGCGGGCCACCCTGCTCCTGAGCCACAACCCCGATCTCCTCCCCGACCTGCCCGGTCCGGTGGGCCTGGTCCTGTGCGGGCACACCCACGGCGGGCAGGTGCGCCTCCCCTTCGTCGGCGCCCCGGTCGTCCCCAGCCGTTACGGCCAGCGGTACGCGATGGGCTGGGTGCGCGGGGCCTACGGCACGCCCGCCTACGTCAGCCGCGGCCTGGGCACCAGCGGGATTCCCTTCCGCAACCTCTGCGAGCCGGAACTGACGCTGCTGACGCTGGAGGGGTAA
- a CDS encoding metallophosphoesterase: MTRPVVILPDLHGRVDLLAEAVAHIGETYGPDTHLLSLGDALDRGPRSLDCAELLLDLHRQGRATLLMGNHERMAQEGLQWFRRYGTSRDLADYRRAMEGFGWWMGNGGESVRRELAGQGGLTLERFPQGLAEYLDALVRVVYVTADGAIHRAPPGEPSVLVAHASPPVKHPQYPNPESAALWLRPFDGPFPLPEGVTYSVHGHTPVRVPVRLGRQVYLDLGAYETGRLALLSVNVTGRPEVTVLEGRGDPGAARRYAAFGEPLPTNTVPLTGRSLR; this comes from the coding sequence ATGACGCGGCCCGTCGTCATCCTTCCCGACCTGCACGGGCGCGTGGACCTGCTGGCGGAGGCGGTCGCCCATATCGGGGAGACGTACGGTCCGGATACGCACCTCCTGAGTCTGGGGGACGCCCTCGACCGGGGGCCGCGGAGCCTGGACTGCGCGGAGCTGCTGCTCGACCTGCACCGCCAGGGCCGCGCGACCCTGCTGATGGGCAATCACGAGCGCATGGCGCAGGAGGGTCTGCAATGGTTCCGCCGGTACGGGACCTCGCGTGACCTGGCCGACTACCGCCGCGCGATGGAGGGCTTTGGCTGGTGGATGGGCAACGGCGGCGAGAGCGTGCGCCGCGAGCTGGCGGGGCAGGGCGGCCTGACGCTGGAACGCTTTCCGCAGGGGCTGGCCGAGTACCTCGACGCGCTCGTGCGGGTGGTGTACGTGACGGCGGACGGGGCGATTCACCGCGCCCCGCCGGGGGAGCCCAGCGTGCTCGTCGCCCACGCCAGCCCGCCGGTGAAGCATCCCCAGTACCCCAACCCCGAGTCGGCGGCGCTGTGGCTGAGGCCCTTCGACGGCCCCTTCCCGCTGCCCGAGGGGGTCACGTACAGCGTCCACGGGCACACGCCCGTCCGCGTTCCGGTGCGGCTGGGGCGGCAGGTGTACCTCGACCTGGGGGCGTACGAGACGGGCCGCCTCGCGCTGCTGAGCGTGAACGTGACCGGACGGCCCGAGGTCACGGTGCTGGAGGGCCGGGGCGATCCGGGGGCGGCCCGGCGCTACGCGGCCTTCGGCGAACCGCTTCCCACGAACACCGTCCCCCTGACCGGGAGGTCGCTGCGATGA
- a CDS encoding CHAD domain-containing protein translates to MSKRSQAASRLKTLWDDLRAGDPGAVHGARKLTRRAQAELRVADAGGKTERAWRDLRRAAAPLRDHDVAGGHIRDALVELGVPEDTLAYFDRTWAGRRANLLAGTVWPERPPAFDLRSGWKGRARRLIEQDGDKLLRDGKAVLNSEHSEEWHAWRKRLKRYRYTLDLIGEVPSVVTDTLEALGRLQDAEVVVDILHGDPDLLRFERARLIAREEVARQAARERVRGLFPTLAEHLEDPLGTPLPGEQEEHVGA, encoded by the coding sequence ATGAGCAAACGGAGCCAGGCGGCCAGCCGCCTCAAGACCCTGTGGGACGACCTGCGCGCGGGTGACCCGGGGGCCGTCCACGGCGCGCGCAAACTCACCCGGCGGGCCCAGGCCGAGCTGCGTGTGGCCGACGCGGGTGGGAAGACCGAGCGCGCCTGGCGTGACCTGCGCCGCGCCGCCGCGCCGTTGCGCGACCACGATGTGGCGGGCGGGCACATCCGGGATGCCCTCGTGGAACTTGGCGTGCCGGAGGACACCCTTGCGTACTTCGACCGGACCTGGGCCGGGCGGCGGGCGAACCTTCTCGCCGGGACCGTGTGGCCGGAGCGCCCGCCCGCCTTCGATCTGCGGAGTGGCTGGAAGGGCCGTGCCCGGCGCCTGATCGAGCAGGACGGGGACAAGCTCCTGCGGGATGGCAAGGCCGTGCTGAATTCCGAGCACTCGGAGGAGTGGCATGCCTGGCGCAAGCGCCTCAAACGCTACCGCTACACGCTCGACCTGATCGGCGAGGTGCCGTCCGTCGTGACGGACACGCTGGAGGCCCTGGGCCGTCTCCAGGACGCGGAGGTGGTGGTGGACATCCTGCACGGCGACCCCGACCTGTTGCGCTTCGAGCGTGCCCGCCTGATCGCCCGCGAGGAGGTGGCGCGGCAGGCGGCGCGGGAGCGGGTGCGTGGGCTGTTCCCCACGCTGGCCGAGCACCTGGAGGACCCGCTGGGGACTCCCCTCCCCGGGGAGCAGGAGGAACACGTCGGGGCGTGA
- a CDS encoding nucleotidyltransferase family protein, producing MSFSGPVAGVLLAAGRSTRMGRPKQLVPLRGQPLVRHAALALSGGGFDLLLAVIPPGEVGEGVRAALAGLPFTFAVNPDPARGLAGSFRAAVAALPGELAAVHFALADMPLLTGEIHAQLLDAFRETGAPLVLAEYGNVQEEAVRAPPHLFRADLLPPLRVLPDADHGPRSLLREYANQAVILRFPTALLADVDTPEDLGRLEEGLRGR from the coding sequence ATGTCCTTCTCAGGGCCGGTCGCGGGCGTGCTCCTCGCCGCCGGGCGGAGTACCCGGATGGGGCGTCCCAAACAGCTCGTCCCCCTGCGGGGCCAGCCGCTCGTGCGCCACGCCGCGCTCGCCCTGAGCGGGGGAGGTTTTGACCTTCTGCTCGCCGTCATTCCCCCCGGCGAGGTGGGGGAGGGGGTGCGGGCGGCACTCGCGGGCCTGCCCTTCACCTTCGCCGTGAATCCTGATCCGGCGCGCGGGCTGGCGGGGTCCTTCCGGGCCGCCGTCGCCGCCCTGCCCGGGGAACTGGCCGCCGTTCACTTCGCGCTGGCGGATATGCCGCTGCTCACCGGGGAGATCCACGCCCAGCTCCTCGACGCCTTCCGGGAGACGGGCGCTCCCCTCGTCCTGGCAGAGTACGGCAATGTCCAGGAGGAGGCGGTCCGCGCCCCACCCCACCTCTTCCGGGCCGACCTGCTCCCGCCCCTGCGCGTTCTGCCCGACGCCGATCACGGCCCGCGCTCGTTGCTGCGGGAGTACGCGAATCAGGCAGTCATCCTGCGGTTTCCCACCGCCCTCCTCGCGGATGTGGACACGCCGGAGGACTTGGGCCGACTGGAGGAGGGACTGCGGGGGCGCTGA
- a CDS encoding SRPBCC family protein → MKLSYSGQEQVKAPPAVVWGFVQDPERVARCLPDVQEVVVHDQTHMDATVQVGVGMVRGKFKFKIEVQPDEAAQRVNVKVQGGGLGSVVDLTAGANIVDNGDGTTTLDWQGDATMRGPVATVGGRVLDAQAQKLIQKTFQNMSAQVSASAGTLA, encoded by the coding sequence ATGAAACTGAGTTACAGCGGTCAGGAACAGGTCAAAGCGCCCCCGGCGGTGGTGTGGGGCTTTGTGCAGGACCCCGAGCGGGTGGCGCGCTGCCTTCCCGACGTGCAGGAGGTCGTGGTCCACGACCAGACGCACATGGACGCGACGGTGCAGGTCGGCGTGGGCATGGTGCGCGGCAAGTTCAAGTTCAAGATCGAGGTGCAGCCCGACGAGGCCGCCCAGCGGGTGAACGTGAAGGTGCAGGGCGGCGGCCTGGGCAGCGTGGTGGACCTGACGGCGGGGGCCAACATCGTGGACAACGGCGACGGCACGACCACCCTCGACTGGCAGGGCGACGCGACCATGCGTGGCCCGGTGGCGACGGTGGGCGGGCGGGTCCTCGACGCGCAGGCGCAGAAGCTGATTCAGAAGACCTTCCAGAACATGAGCGCGCAGGTGAGCGCCAGCGCCGGAACCCTGGCCTGA
- a CDS encoding AAA family ATPase — protein MTLPPMDQPLDLQAAFRERGYVAGPALATALRLVVALGKPLLLEGPAGVGKTEAAKTLAAALGTRLIRLQCYEGLDAQSALYEWNYARQLLHLRAAEAGGRSVTDADLYGPEFLMTRPLLEAIRQPAPPVLLIDEVDRADDAFEAFLLELLAEWQVTVPELGTLTATARPHVLLTSNRARELSDALRRRCLYLWVDYPTRAQELEIVRARLPNIHETLAAQVTRAVHALRELPLGKPPGVAETLDWAAALVALHRDHLDAEALDLTLGAVLKLREDQLLARPALGKLAAP, from the coding sequence GTGACTCTGCCCCCGATGGATCAGCCCCTCGACCTCCAGGCCGCCTTCCGCGAGCGGGGTTACGTGGCCGGACCCGCGCTCGCCACCGCCCTGCGGCTCGTGGTCGCGCTGGGCAAACCGCTGCTGCTGGAGGGCCCGGCGGGGGTGGGCAAAACCGAGGCGGCCAAGACGCTCGCCGCCGCGCTGGGCACCCGCCTGATCCGCCTCCAATGTTACGAGGGGCTGGACGCGCAGTCCGCCCTGTACGAGTGGAATTATGCTCGGCAACTCCTGCACCTGCGCGCGGCAGAGGCGGGGGGGCGGTCCGTCACGGACGCCGACCTGTACGGTCCCGAGTTCCTGATGACCCGCCCGCTGCTGGAGGCGATCCGCCAGCCCGCGCCCCCCGTCCTCCTGATCGACGAGGTGGACCGGGCGGACGACGCCTTCGAGGCCTTCCTGCTCGAACTCCTCGCCGAGTGGCAGGTCACGGTGCCGGAGTTGGGCACGCTGACCGCCACCGCCCGCCCCCACGTGCTGCTGACAAGCAACCGCGCCCGCGAACTCAGCGATGCCCTGCGCCGCCGCTGCCTGTACTTGTGGGTGGATTACCCCACCCGGGCGCAGGAGCTGGAGATCGTGCGGGCCCGGTTGCCCAACATTCACGAGACGCTCGCCGCCCAGGTCACGCGGGCCGTCCACGCCCTGCGCGAGCTGCCGCTGGGCAAGCCGCCCGGTGTGGCCGAGACGCTCGACTGGGCGGCCGCCCTGGTGGCCCTGCACCGCGATCACCTGGACGCCGAGGCCCTGGACCTCACGCTGGGCGCCGTGCTCAAGCTGCGCGAGGATCAGCTTCTGGCCCGCCCGGCGCTCGGCAAACTCGCGGCACCGTGA
- a CDS encoding vWA domain-containing protein — translation MTPTADLRDRVVALVAHLRVAHGFRVGPGEATAALEALGTVNLGQRREVRDALRAILTASREEGRLFDLTFDAFFRLREGPPPPQLPPLLPETKAPLSPPPPSRPLAKGPGEERPVPGGPHAEDPEEGPNSSSSHPNPDRETEGEPDTPARILTARLSPHAGAGGRVDALEGDLPDLLRAAGALVQAVELGRGRRLVPQPRGARLDARRTLRAAAGTAGDPARLRWLGRPRRAPRFLLVLDGSRSMGKSATLLLRFAQALHLRSRRVEVYAFSTGLTRLTPLLRRAPPGGPLTLPDLGEAWGGGTRIGENLLRLTRGERARVSRDTAVLILSDGLDTGEPETLTRALRDLRARAGLIVWLSPLAALPGYQPVQRAVQAALPHLDAFLPAGGLEDLRALGGRLRR, via the coding sequence GTGACCCCCACCGCCGACCTGCGGGACCGGGTGGTCGCTCTCGTCGCCCACCTGCGCGTGGCGCACGGCTTCCGGGTGGGGCCGGGTGAGGCGACGGCGGCGCTGGAGGCCCTGGGGACGGTCAATCTGGGCCAGCGGCGCGAGGTCCGGGACGCCCTGCGCGCCATACTCACTGCCAGCCGGGAGGAGGGCCGCCTGTTCGACCTCACCTTCGACGCCTTTTTCCGGCTGCGCGAGGGGCCACCTCCGCCCCAGTTGCCCCCCCTGCTGCCCGAGACGAAGGCCCCGCTGTCCCCTCCCCCACCCTCACGCCCGCTGGCGAAAGGGCCAGGTGAGGAGCGGCCCGTTCCCGGTGGCCCACACGCAGAGGACCCGGAGGAAGGCCCAAATTCCTCTTCCTCCCATCCCAACCCGGACCGTGAGACGGAGGGCGAGCCGGACACCCCAGCCCGAATCCTCACCGCCCGGTTGAGTCCCCACGCGGGGGCCGGGGGCCGGGTGGACGCGCTGGAGGGCGACCTCCCGGACCTTCTCCGGGCGGCGGGGGCGCTCGTTCAGGCGGTGGAACTGGGGCGGGGGCGGCGGCTCGTCCCACAACCCCGTGGCGCCCGCCTGGATGCCCGGCGCACCCTGCGGGCGGCGGCAGGCACGGCAGGAGACCCGGCCCGGCTGCGCTGGTTGGGCCGCCCCCGCCGGGCTCCGCGTTTTCTGCTCGTGCTCGACGGCAGCCGCAGCATGGGAAAAAGCGCGACGCTGCTGCTGCGCTTCGCCCAGGCCCTCCATCTTCGCTCCCGGCGAGTCGAGGTGTATGCCTTCAGCACGGGCCTTACCCGCCTGACTCCCCTCCTGCGCCGCGCGCCGCCCGGCGGTCCCCTCACCCTGCCCGACCTGGGCGAGGCGTGGGGCGGCGGCACCCGCATCGGCGAGAACCTGCTGCGGCTGACGCGCGGGGAACGGGCGCGGGTCAGCCGCGACACTGCCGTTCTGATCCTGAGTGACGGCCTGGACACGGGTGAGCCGGAGACGCTGACCCGCGCGTTGCGGGACCTGCGGGCGCGAGCGGGCCTGATCGTCTGGCTCTCGCCGCTGGCTGCCCTGCCCGGCTATCAACCCGTCCAGCGGGCGGTGCAGGCAGCCCTGCCGCACCTGGACGCCTTCCTGCCCGCCGGGGGACTGGAGGACCTGCGGGCATTGGGGGGACGCCTACGGCGGTAA
- a CDS encoding four-helix bundle copper-binding protein, which produces MTQPVTNVQMMQECLEACLSCLRACEVCAEACLDEPDIDMLRECIRLDRDCADACALTARLLMRASALHLEACRMCAEACGACAAECERHAGHHDHCRLCAEACRRCEESCRRMAA; this is translated from the coding sequence ATGACCCAGCCGGTGACGAATGTCCAGATGATGCAGGAGTGCCTGGAAGCCTGCCTCTCCTGCCTGCGGGCCTGCGAGGTCTGCGCCGAGGCCTGCCTGGACGAGCCGGACATCGACATGCTGCGCGAGTGCATCCGGCTCGACCGCGACTGCGCCGACGCCTGCGCCCTGACCGCCCGGCTGTTGATGCGGGCCAGCGCCCTGCATCTGGAGGCCTGCCGGATGTGCGCCGAGGCGTGTGGAGCCTGCGCCGCCGAATGCGAGCGCCACGCCGGTCACCACGACCACTGCCGCCTGTGCGCTGAGGCCTGCCGCCGCTGCGAGGAGAGCTGCCGCCGGATGGCCGCGTAG
- a CDS encoding erythromycin esterase family protein, which yields MPDSLQTGWDLTEPRTAVSSFLGSLPAPPQLLALGEPTHRLDAFPAWRNRIFRTLAEDHGFRAIALESDIFASLRVNAYVTSGQDALDEVMRTGFSHDFGSIPANRELVGWMRGFNASRDPADHLRFYGFDAPLENLWAASPRASLLALHSFLTTHLGTLAVDRSTLERLCGEDTRWTNPAAGMDATQSIGNSGEARDLRLLADDLCGLLETEAPGLAAQPDLWEARLHARTAAGLLRYHAVIADPASDRVARMLARRDLMMADNLIAIAEREQERGPTLVFAHNSHLQRPISVMKMGGMSLEWWSAGAHVSLRLGTRYAFIASDLGTAPAKGIGEPAPDTLQGVLLKLTGSASLLPSRELTAALPERLTARTDAPVRAGSYPYFPLKAEQLSLTDGVLFVGHATG from the coding sequence ATGCCCGATTCACTCCAGACCGGCTGGGACCTGACCGAGCCGCGCACCGCCGTCTCTTCTTTTCTGGGCAGCTTGCCCGCCCCGCCGCAACTCCTCGCCCTGGGTGAACCGACTCATCGCCTCGACGCCTTTCCGGCCTGGCGCAACCGCATCTTCCGCACCCTGGCCGAAGATCACGGCTTCCGCGCCATCGCCCTCGAAAGTGACATCTTCGCTAGCCTGCGGGTGAACGCTTACGTCACGTCGGGCCAAGACGCGCTGGATGAGGTCATGCGGACGGGCTTCAGCCACGACTTCGGTTCCATCCCGGCCAACCGGGAGCTGGTCGGGTGGATGAGGGGCTTCAACGCGAGCCGCGACCCCGCCGACCACCTGCGCTTTTACGGCTTCGACGCTCCCCTGGAGAATCTGTGGGCGGCCAGTCCCCGCGCCAGCCTGCTCGCCCTGCACAGCTTCCTGACCACCCATCTGGGCACCCTGGCTGTGGACCGGAGCACCCTTGAACGCCTCTGCGGGGAGGACACCCGCTGGACCAATCCGGCGGCCGGAATGGACGCGACACAGTCCATCGGCAACAGCGGGGAAGCGCGGGATCTCCGGCTGCTGGCCGACGATCTTTGCGGCCTCCTGGAAACCGAAGCGCCAGGGCTGGCCGCACAACCCGATCTCTGGGAAGCGAGGCTGCACGCCCGCACGGCGGCGGGCCTGCTTCGTTACCACGCGGTCATCGCCGACCCGGCGTCCGACCGGGTGGCGCGAATGCTGGCGCGGCGTGACCTGATGATGGCCGACAACCTGATCGCCATCGCCGAGCGAGAACAGGAGCGCGGGCCGACGCTCGTGTTCGCCCACAACAGCCACCTGCAACGCCCGATCAGCGTGATGAAGATGGGCGGCATGAGTCTGGAGTGGTGGAGTGCCGGGGCGCACGTCAGCCTCCGCCTGGGCACGCGGTACGCCTTCATTGCGAGCGATCTGGGGACGGCACCGGCAAAGGGCATCGGGGAGCCCGCCCCGGACACGTTGCAAGGCGTTCTCCTGAAGCTGACCGGCTCCGCTTCCCTGCTTCCCTCCCGGGAACTGACCGCTGCACTCCCTGAACGACTGACGGCGCGAACGGACGCTCCCGTGCGAGCCGGTTCTTATCCTTATTTCCCCCTCAAGGCAGAACAACTGTCCCTCACGGACGGCGTGCTGTTCGTGGGGCACGCGACCGGCTGA